The DNA segment AGGCTGGGCGTGACGGCACTGCTGACGACCGCATCGTTCCAGTTCGCCGCCGGTACGACGCCGGCCGTTTGCGTGGCGGTCAGCGGGGTGTCACCGCTGCGTTGAAAGTTCACGCTGATGACCGCAGCGTTCGCCACCGATGGGACGACGATGGCGGCGATCAAGGCGGCGGCGGCGCGGGAGACAAAAGATGACGACATGTTGCTTATCCTCGAAACGACGGTGACAGGGCGGCGGTCAACAACGACCACGTGCAGAAGATACGCCACGTGACATGCACAAAAGCGGATTTTGAGTCTCCGATTGCGGCAGACGTGTGGCTTTTAGCGTAGAATGAAATAATGACCCCAAAGACGGTCGGCGTCGTGCTTTACCGCGGAAGCGGCATGCACTTACGGATGCTCCACGGGGTGCAGCGATTCGTGCAGGAAGGGCACGATTGGCGAATTCAGCTCATCGAGCCGGACTCAGACCAGGTGCCGTGGCTGGAGCGCGCAGGGGTTTCCGGGGTGTTGGCCAGCCACTCGGTGCCGGAACTGGCAAGGCTAAGTCGCGCGGGCGTACCCGTCGTGGGGATGAGCCATTCGACCGGACTGCTGCTGCGCTTGCCCGGCACAATCTGCGACGACCTTGCCGTGGGCCGGGTGGCGGCCGAAGCGCTGCTGGCGCAACCGGTGGCCGACCTGGGATTCGTCGGGCGGGCGGGCGTGGTCTGGTCCACCCTGCGCGAGGCGGGCTTCCGCTCGGCCGTAGAACAGGCGGGCCGCCGCTACCACCGGTGTCCAGAGCCGCACGGCGCCGGTCAGGCGGAGCCGAGCGATGACGACCTGATGGAATGGCTGCGCAGCCTGCCGAAGCCCGTGGGCGTGCTGGCGGCCAACGACGTGCTGGGCCATCGGGTGGCGGCGATGTGCCAGCACCTGCAGATCGGCGTGCCCGACCGGGTGGCGCTGGTGGGGGTCGACAACGAGGAGCTGCTCTGCCGGATGACCCACCCCCCGCTCAGCAGCGTCGCCATTCCCCACGAGCGCATCGGCTACGAGGCGGCCGCCCTGCTTCACCGAGCGATGAGCGGTCAGGACGTTCCGACCGCGCGCGTGACGCTGCCGCCCCTGGGCGTCGTTGTGCGCCAGTCGAGCGAGGTGCTGGCCGCCGGTGACGCCGACCTCACCACGGCCGTTCGGTTCATCCGCGACCGGGCGGGCGACCCGATCACCGTCCGCGACGTGCTCGACCAAGTGCCGGCGTCGCGGCGTTCGCTCGAACGGCGGTTTAAGAAGCTGTACGGGCGCACCCTGCTGCAGGAGATCCGCCGCGTGCGCCTAACCCGCGTTCGCGACCTGCTGGCCCACACCGACCAAAGCCTCAAGCAGGTCGCCCGGCGCAGCGGCTTCCGCAGCGTGCGCCGGCTGCACATGGTCTTCACCGCCGAGGTTGGAATGACCCTCGCGGCGTACCGGCGGCAGTTCCGTTCGATGGGCGGCGACGAAGAGGCGTAGAGTCGGCCGCTGGCCCCAGCGAGGGCCGTCGCGGGCATGCTATGCCTGCCAGGCCTTGCACGACAGTCCCTCGCTTGCGCGGCCTCAGGCACGCTGCGTGCCCAGCACGGCCCGCAGGGCGGCAAGGACGAGGTCGACGTTGCGCAGCGAAGCGCCGTGGCCCATCAGGCCTATGCGCCACGCCTTGCCCTTGAACGCGCCCAAGCCGCCGCCGATCTCGATGTCGTGATCGGCCAGCAGGCGCTTGCGCACGGCCAAGTCGTCGATGCCGTCGGGAACGCGGATCGCGTTGAGCATCGGCAGGCCAAAGCCCGCTTGACTGACGTACTCGATGTCCATCTGGCGCAACCCGTCGCGCAGCCGCTCGTGGGCGGCGCGGTGGCGGGCGAAGCGCGGCTCGAGCCCTTCCTCGAGCACGATCGTCAGCGCCTCGTGCAGCGCGTAAAGCATGTTGATGGGCGCAGTGTGGTGGTACGCGCGCTCGCCGCCCCAGTAGCTGCGGACCATCATCAAATCGAGGTACCAGCTCTGCACCTTCTGCTTGCGGGCGTCGAGGCGGGCCACGGCGCGGGGGGAGATCGTGACCGGCGACAGGCCGGGCGGGCAGGAGAGACATTTTTGCGTGCCGCTGTAGGCGGCGTCGACACCCCAGGCGTCGATCTCGACCGGAACGCCGGCCAGGCTCGTCACGCAGTCGAGGACGAACAACCCCCCCGCGTCGTGGACGGCCTGTCCGATGCGGTCGACGGGCTGGAGCGCGCCGGTGCTGGTCTCGGCGTGAACGATGCCGAAGACCTTGGGCTTTCGCCGGCGAATCTCCGCGATGAGGGCTTCCTGATCGAACACGGTGCCCCAGGGGGCTTCAATGGTTTCAACGACGGCCCCGCACCGCCCCGCGACATCGGCCATGCGCCCGCCGAAGACGCCGTTGACGGCCACCAGCACCGTGTCGCCTGGCTCGACGAGATTGGCGATAACCATCTCCATCCCGGCCGACCCGGTCCCGCTGACGGCCAGCGTCATCTCGTTCGTCGTGCGAAAAACTTGCCGCAGCATGTCGCGGATGTCGTCCATTAAGCGAAGGAAGACGGGATCGAGATGGCCGATGGTCGGCCGGGCGAGCGCCGAGAGCACGCGCGCGGGAACCTCACTGGGACCGGGGCCGAGAAGGACGCGTTGTGGGATAGCAATCATGGTGGTTCGGTTGAACGACGTTGCGCTGGAAACTCTCGGGCACCCGCCGCGCGTGCTCTATGCTGAGCCGCGGGCTGGTGAGACGGCTGGTGGCTTGTTCGCCGTGCGGGCGCGGCTCTCGTTGTGCGTCACGCGATTGACGCCGGCGGCGCGTTCGGCGCGCGTGCGGTCGACGACCTTCTCCGCCACCGCGTAGCGGTCGGCCTGGCTCGTCAGGAAGTCCTGCGACCGCAGGCGCTGCTTCAGGTCCGCCGCGGGCAGTTGCCGCGGGACGATTCCCCGCTCGGCGGCCATGGCGGCGGCAGTGCCGCAGACCTGGCCGCTCTGGTGTACGCTCTCCTGCTTGCGGAACGTGGCGTTGGCGATGTGATCGGTCGATGCGCACCGCCCGCCGACCAGCAGGCCGTCGACCCCCAGCGGCAGGAAGCAGCCGTACGGCATGTCGCACACGCCGCTGATGCACTCGAGGATGTACTTGTCCACGTCGTGCGCGTCGAACGCGATGCGAGTGGTCATCACCGAGTTTGGGAACTCGGCGTTTCGCCGGCAGTCGTCCTCGGTCAGCGTGTAGTCGCCGATCACCTCGCGGGTCTCGCGCACGCCCACCGCCGCGGCGACGTCGACGATGCAGCTATGATCGAAGCCAGGTACGTACTTCCGCAGGCACCGCCAGATCGCATAGGCCTGTTTGCGGGTGACGACCTCGGCGCGGCTCAGGTCCTCGGCCCTCGTACCATCGAGCCCGTAGACGCGCGTGCAGTTCACGCTCAACTCGCCGGGACGCATGCAGCTTGTGTTGAAGTAGGTGTGTTCGGGGATGTCCGGGAACTCGTCGCGGTGGGCGGCGAGGATTCCGTCGAGCCTCGTCGGAAGAAAGAACGCCGCGCCGGCGCTCGCCAGACGGCGGCGGGAGGCGAAGAAATCGTGATCGTGTTGCGACTGGGGAAAGTACGCGGGATTCTGCTCGCCGAACGCGAAGAGGCGTTCGAGGTCGATGTGACCGATGCGGAAGCGAAGGCTCATGCCCTGCATCTTGCCACCGTCGCCCTTGTTGTACTGCGCGCCCGCCAGGGCGGCGGCGTCACCGTCGCCGGTGGTGTCGACCATGGCCTTGCACACGAACGCGCGCCGGCCCGACTTGCTCTCGGTGACGATGCCGGTAACCCGATCACCGTCCTTCAGCACCCCGACGACCCAGGTGTGCAGGTGCAGGTGGACGCCGGCCTCTTCCAGCATGTTGAGCGCGACGATCTTGACCGTCTCGGGCTCCATGTGCCCGCCACTGGTGAACGGGTCGGGCCCTTGGCCAAACGCGGCGACGCGCCGGCCGAACTCGCTGAGCAACCCGGTGTGGTGCCCCGACATGCCGTGCCAGCAGGGCATGATGGAGTACGCCGCGACGCCACCGGCGAAGCCGTGACGTTCGAACAGGGCGGTGCGAGCCCCGTTGCGCGCCGCCGCGATGGCGGCTGGGACGCCCGCGGTACCACCGCCGCACACGATCACGTCATACTCACCCGCCACTTCGGTGTCTCTGGCGGGCTCGCGGACGACGGGCATCGACTGGTGTTTACCATCCATCATTGAAGTTCCTTTCCAAATGGTCTCTTCCTGGAACGACGGAGAACCAGCGTGACCGTCGGCAGCCAGTCGCTGATCGATGGATGGAGTATCGCGTGCCGTAGCCGCTGCGGCGTTAGCAAAAGAGGACGAAGTGTGAGCGCATTAAGACGGATCGTCGCGCGGTTCAGGACCGACCGTCGGAAATGCGGGCTTGGGTGGGGGTGATGCCGGCCTCGCGCCGGAACCAGCGGGAGAACGTCTGCACGGAATCGAAGCCCATCTCCCGCGCGACCTGCTTGACCCGCACGTCCGGCCGACTGAGCAGTTCCTGCGCCAACCGGGCGCGCTGGCCATCGGCCCAAACGTAAGCAGACGAACCGGTGGCGGCGCGGAATCGCCTCGACAGATGGCGCGGGGAAAGCCCGACGTGGTCGGCCATCTCCTGCAGTTCCACGCGACGGTTCAGGTGCGCCTGGACGTAGCCCATCGCCTGCTCGACCGATTCGTCCTCAACGCTCCACGGCCCCGGGTTTGGCGCCACTGGGTTTCGCGCGGGCCAGAGGCATAGCACCTCTTGAAGCCGCACGAGCCGCATCGGGACGTGCGTGCCTGGCCCCATCAAGCGGACGAGCCGCTCAACGGACCGCGCCATGGTTTGGGAAGTGGCCAGGCGAGGACGGTGTTCAGCGAACCAGCGTCGAGTGACGCACGGTTCATCAACGCGGTCGACCCGGATCTTGATGCTGAATACCCGCCCGCCGCCCCGGGCGCGGGGCCAGATATCGTACCGATGAACTTGGTGGGGATAGAAGACGGCCGCCGTGTCCCCATGGATCTCGTAAGCGCGCCCATCGACCT comes from the Tepidisphaeraceae bacterium genome and includes:
- a CDS encoding FAD-dependent oxidoreductase produces the protein MMDGKHQSMPVVREPARDTEVAGEYDVIVCGGGTAGVPAAIAAARNGARTALFERHGFAGGVAAYSIMPCWHGMSGHHTGLLSEFGRRVAAFGQGPDPFTSGGHMEPETVKIVALNMLEEAGVHLHLHTWVVGVLKDGDRVTGIVTESKSGRRAFVCKAMVDTTGDGDAAALAGAQYNKGDGGKMQGMSLRFRIGHIDLERLFAFGEQNPAYFPQSQHDHDFFASRRRLASAGAAFFLPTRLDGILAAHRDEFPDIPEHTYFNTSCMRPGELSVNCTRVYGLDGTRAEDLSRAEVVTRKQAYAIWRCLRKYVPGFDHSCIVDVAAAVGVRETREVIGDYTLTEDDCRRNAEFPNSVMTTRIAFDAHDVDKYILECISGVCDMPYGCFLPLGVDGLLVGGRCASTDHIANATFRKQESVHQSGQVCGTAAAMAAERGIVPRQLPAADLKQRLRSQDFLTSQADRYAVAEKVVDRTRAERAAGVNRVTHNESRARTANKPPAVSPARGSA
- a CDS encoding AraC family transcriptional regulator codes for the protein MEARLVDPLLTLFAKLIADPARLLKAHVFPAGSSHQMGLHAHDDLLQFDLALGCVGRWEVDGRAYEIHGDTAAVFYPHQVHRYDIWPRARGGGRVFSIKIRVDRVDEPCVTRRWFAEHRPRLATSQTMARSVERLVRLMGPGTHVPMRLVRLQEVLCLWPARNPVAPNPGPWSVEDESVEQAMGYVQAHLNRRVELQEMADHVGLSPRHLSRRFRAATGSSAYVWADGQRARLAQELLSRPDVRVKQVAREMGFDSVQTFSRWFRREAGITPTQARISDGRS
- a CDS encoding alanine--glyoxylate aminotransferase family protein is translated as MIAIPQRVLLGPGPSEVPARVLSALARPTIGHLDPVFLRLMDDIRDMLRQVFRTTNEMTLAVSGTGSAGMEMVIANLVEPGDTVLVAVNGVFGGRMADVAGRCGAVVETIEAPWGTVFDQEALIAEIRRRKPKVFGIVHAETSTGALQPVDRIGQAVHDAGGLFVLDCVTSLAGVPVEIDAWGVDAAYSGTQKCLSCPPGLSPVTISPRAVARLDARKQKVQSWYLDLMMVRSYWGGERAYHHTAPINMLYALHEALTIVLEEGLEPRFARHRAAHERLRDGLRQMDIEYVSQAGFGLPMLNAIRVPDGIDDLAVRKRLLADHDIEIGGGLGAFKGKAWRIGLMGHGASLRNVDLVLAALRAVLGTQRA
- a CDS encoding XylR family transcriptional regulator codes for the protein MTPKTVGVVLYRGSGMHLRMLHGVQRFVQEGHDWRIQLIEPDSDQVPWLERAGVSGVLASHSVPELARLSRAGVPVVGMSHSTGLLLRLPGTICDDLAVGRVAAEALLAQPVADLGFVGRAGVVWSTLREAGFRSAVEQAGRRYHRCPEPHGAGQAEPSDDDLMEWLRSLPKPVGVLAANDVLGHRVAAMCQHLQIGVPDRVALVGVDNEELLCRMTHPPLSSVAIPHERIGYEAAALLHRAMSGQDVPTARVTLPPLGVVVRQSSEVLAAGDADLTTAVRFIRDRAGDPITVRDVLDQVPASRRSLERRFKKLYGRTLLQEIRRVRLTRVRDLLAHTDQSLKQVARRSGFRSVRRLHMVFTAEVGMTLAAYRRQFRSMGGDEEA